A single window of Armatimonadota bacterium DNA harbors:
- a CDS encoding cytochrome c-552 has translation MFHRKMMLLSSAMLMAIAWAVMANVQPEATQPTAEKSQEQCADCHEEVVKVLQQHAHAGLSCSQCHPNALAHQNADDPTEVLPVVDFRSETCGSCHKFQYETYFTSEPGTAGEFGGTPADPKEHPKTKDFPLYNKIIAGHGFTKEYNEDRSHRYILRDHIDIQRGKNLACLNCKSTQVAYYWGKEWKGLELTTDGDVVAKWQEAIQRIPKEMQDYGASCAHCHNPHTAQLQIINKALLNAIERRGVNPYWKERNVNSFARADKQQQEILVCAQCHVEYVCGPGADKKARFEFSWRKVRDLHDYYLERHKYQQDWVHSIIDEPLIKSQHPETETFWESKYERAGASCVTCHMPKVNVNGRWLTSHWLVSPLRYIDKYVKGERLGAYPCAQCHNVPPQNLREQVLRVQRHVNEVQKRVQQALSDSIDAIAAAKQAKAGGKTVNEEMLQKAVLLHQQAHVRWENLVVSENSMGFHNPEEVMKELNEAMDYARQAQLLATQAVK, from the coding sequence ATGTTTCACCGCAAGATGATGCTGCTCTCGTCGGCGATGCTGATGGCAATCGCCTGGGCGGTGATGGCGAATGTGCAGCCAGAAGCCACCCAACCCACTGCAGAAAAGTCGCAAGAACAATGCGCCGATTGTCATGAGGAAGTAGTCAAAGTGCTTCAGCAACATGCGCACGCAGGGTTGAGCTGCTCGCAATGCCACCCCAACGCGCTGGCTCACCAGAATGCGGACGACCCCACCGAAGTGCTTCCCGTGGTGGATTTCCGCTCCGAGACCTGCGGTTCGTGCCACAAGTTCCAGTATGAAACCTACTTCACCAGCGAGCCGGGCACCGCAGGCGAGTTCGGCGGCACACCCGCCGATCCAAAAGAGCACCCGAAAACGAAGGATTTCCCTCTGTATAACAAGATAATCGCCGGGCATGGCTTCACCAAAGAGTACAACGAAGACCGTTCCCACCGCTACATCCTGCGCGATCACATTGACATCCAGCGTGGTAAAAACCTTGCCTGTCTGAACTGCAAGTCCACGCAGGTTGCCTACTACTGGGGTAAGGAATGGAAGGGGCTGGAGCTCACCACCGATGGCGATGTGGTCGCCAAGTGGCAGGAAGCCATCCAGCGTATCCCCAAAGAGATGCAGGACTACGGCGCGTCCTGCGCGCACTGTCATAATCCGCACACGGCGCAGCTGCAAATCATCAATAAGGCGCTCCTCAACGCCATCGAGCGACGGGGGGTCAACCCCTACTGGAAAGAGCGCAATGTCAACAGCTTCGCCAGGGCAGACAAGCAGCAGCAGGAGATACTGGTGTGCGCTCAATGTCATGTGGAGTATGTGTGCGGACCGGGAGCAGACAAGAAGGCACGCTTCGAGTTCAGCTGGCGCAAGGTGCGCGACCTGCATGACTACTACCTGGAGCGCCACAAATACCAGCAGGACTGGGTGCATTCCATCATCGACGAACCACTCATCAAGAGCCAGCACCCCGAAACAGAAACGTTCTGGGAGAGCAAGTATGAGCGGGCAGGCGCATCTTGCGTCACCTGCCACATGCCGAAAGTGAACGTGAACGGACGATGGCTAACCTCGCACTGGCTGGTATCGCCTCTGCGCTATATCGACAAATACGTGAAGGGCGAGAGGTTAGGGGCATACCCCTGCGCCCAATGTCATAACGTCCCGCCCCAGAACCTGCGTGAGCAGGTGTTGCGTGTGCAGCGTCACGTGAACGAGGTGCAGAAGCGCGTACAGCAAGCTCTCAGTGATAGCATCGACGCCATCGCTGCAGCAAAACAGGCGAAAGCAGGCGGTAAAACCGTGAACGAGGAGATGCTGCAAAAGGCGGTGCTGCTACACCAGCAGGCGCACGTGCGCTGGGAGAACCTGGTGGTTTCCGAGAACAGCATGGGCTTTCACAACCCAGAAGAGGTGATGAAGGAGCTGAACGAAGCGATGGACTATGCACGCCAGGCGCAACTGCTGGCAACGCAGGCAGTGAAATAA
- the lgt gene encoding prolipoprotein diacylglyceryl transferase: MHPVLFHLGPLEVRSYGVMIVLGFALAVWWSMRVAPRYRIDPEQILDFVLLTALAGVIGARVVYVALDWHNFAQEPWRVLYFWEGGLSFHGAVIGGGLAVALLAQRKGIPFLQLADVLAPGVALAYSVGRIGCFLGGCCYGVPTDLPWACSFQDPFRPHVHTPPSHPTQIYASLSNLLIFALLARMQKPPHPAGKVFWAYITLYGVYRFLVEFWRVGATSTVLALGLSDAQWISILMVLLGGTGWVRAKFSEKVARMS, encoded by the coding sequence ATGCATCCTGTGCTGTTTCACCTTGGTCCTTTAGAAGTGCGCTCGTACGGCGTGATGATTGTGCTTGGCTTCGCGCTGGCGGTGTGGTGGTCCATGCGCGTGGCTCCACGTTACCGCATAGACCCGGAGCAGATTCTGGACTTCGTGTTGTTGACCGCACTGGCAGGGGTAATAGGAGCAAGGGTAGTGTACGTGGCGCTGGACTGGCACAACTTTGCGCAGGAGCCGTGGCGCGTGCTCTATTTCTGGGAGGGTGGTCTCTCCTTTCACGGTGCGGTCATCGGTGGTGGGCTGGCGGTAGCGTTGTTAGCGCAGCGGAAGGGCATTCCCTTCCTGCAACTGGCGGACGTGCTGGCGCCAGGTGTTGCGCTCGCTTATTCGGTGGGGCGCATCGGCTGTTTTTTAGGCGGCTGCTGTTACGGTGTGCCCACCGACCTGCCCTGGGCGTGTTCCTTTCAGGACCCGTTCCGTCCGCATGTACACACTCCACCCAGCCACCCCACGCAGATTTACGCCTCGCTCTCCAACCTGCTCATCTTCGCCCTGCTGGCGCGGATGCAAAAGCCGCCTCATCCTGCCGGTAAGGTGTTCTGGGCATACATCACGCTGTACGGCGTATACCGCTTCCTCGTGGAGTTCTGGCGCGTTGGGGCAACCTCTACGGTACTGGCTCTGGGGCTTTCCGATGCGCAGTGGATAAGCATCCTGATGGTGCTGCTTGGCGGCACGGGATGGGTGCGGGCGAAATTTTCGGAAAAGGTCGCACGAATGTCTTGA